The stretch of DNA AAGCAATGGGTTTAGTTAACTGTGTTGTACCTGTCGAACAGTTGGAACAGGAGGGGATTCAGTGGGCTAATGAGATTTTGGATAAAAGTCCGATCGCAATTCGTTGTCTGAAAGCTGCTTTTAATGCTGACTGCGATGGCCAAGCGGGACTGCAAGAACTAGCAGGTAATGCCACATTATTGTATTACATGACTCAGGAGGGGGCTGAGGGGAAACAAGCATTTTTGGAAAAGCGCCAGCCCGATTTTCGTAAATTTCCTTGGCTCCCATAGGCACAATTTCAACAGGAGAGGAAATTATTCTCAAAATTCTCAATTAAAAAATTATTATAGGGCTGCTAATTGCACTAGCTTTTTAACAGCCTCAAATTTTTTAGCCAAGACTCGTCGATCGCTTCAAGTGAATCTAGCTTGAAATCTGCGATCGCAAACCGGGGATCTGCTCGTTCCTCTAGTGCTGGCACAACGATACATTTCATCCTTGCTGCCTTAGCGCTGTTCATACCCCGAACGGAGTCTTCAAACGCTACGCACTTGCTTGGATGTATGCCCAAACGAGCAGCAGTTGTTAGATACACGGCTAGAATACAAGTATAGTATTAAGCAAAAGAAAAAACCATGTTGGTACTAGAAGCAAAATTGAAAGGAAAAAATTGGCAGTACAAATTGCTAGAGGAAGCAATTCGCACTGCCAATTTTGTTCGCAATAAAGCTTTGCTGTACTGGATGGACAATCGGGGAGTTAGTAAAAACGATCTTCAGAAACTTTGTGCAACCTTAGCCAAGGAATATGATTGGGCGGGGAAATTAAATTCCCAAGTCAGACAATCATCTGCTGATAGAGCTTGGAATGGTATTTCTCGGTTCTACAAAAACTGTAAAGAAGGCAAACCAGGAAAGAAAGGTTATCCAAAGTTCAAGAAACGCGGCCATTCTGTCGAATACAAGCAAACTGGATGGAGGTTAGCTGAAGACAGGAAACGCATCGCTTTTACCGATGGATTCAAAGCGGGAACATTCAAACTCATAGGAACTCGCGACTTAAGCTTTTATCAGCCCGAACAGATCAAACGAGTCCGGGTTGTTAAAAGAGCCGATGGCTTCTATTGCCAATTCCTGATTGATGTAGAGCGTTCTGAGCCACAGTCGCCAACTGGTAAAGCAGTAGGAATTGATTTGGGGTTAGAGTTTTTCTATACCGATTCAGAAGGCAACCAAATCGAAAACCCTAGATTTTTGAGAAAGTCAGAGAAATCTTTAAAGAGATTGCAACGACGGGTTTCTAAAAGGAAAAAGGGTTCTAAAAACAGAAGAAAGGCTATCAATAAGATGGCTCGGAAACACTTGAAGGTTAGTAGGCAACGCCGAGAATTTGCGGTAAGAACTGCAAGGGCGTTAACAGTATCTAGCGATGCGATTGCCTATGAAGACTTGAAAGTGTCAAACATGGTAAAAAATCATAAGCTTGCCAAATCTATTTCAGATGCGGCATGGTCGATGTTCACTAATTGGGTTGACTATTTTGCCAAAATACGTGGGGTTCACGTTGTAGAAGTAGCGCCTCATTTCACATCTCAAGATTGCTCAAGGTGTGGGACAAGAGTTAAGAAATCGCTATCGACTCGTACCCATAAATGCCCATCTTGTGGATTGATTGAACATCGAGATTTGAATGCGGCTAAAAATATTTTGGCTAAGGGTTTAGGAATAAATACGGTGGGGCACACCGGAATTTCTAAGCTTGAGGAGATTGGATCTCTGGCTTGTTCTGAGCAATCAGAATGGGTTAAGTCCGGTCATTGATTCAAGAATCCCACCGCCTTTAGGCGTGGGAGTGTCAACCGATTGATAATCTGTTTGGCTACTGCGGACTGACTAACACCCGTCCAAGGAAATATGGCATACCAATGACTGACAACCTCATCAATACGCAAACCCATTGTTTGAGAACACATACTCTCTTTTAGTGGGACTCCCAGAGCGTTAAATATCTCCACTTCTGCTTTGCACATAGAGGCTCACTATCAATTAGTAATCCGTCCATATCGAAGATTACAGCCAAGTCCAGCATCAAACTTCCCTCAAGCACCTAGATTGACAACCGCGACTGTTTTGTTCTCAAGGCGATCGGAGACAATACCAGCCATTAGCTTTGTGTCTAACTCTTATCATCCTAAATTTCAAACGCATCCGATCCAGAACGCAAGTTATAAAAACGCATCCACCCAATTGTAGGCAGATAGATTTTATTGCCTTATAATTTTTTCTCTTCCTGGGTTGTAAGAGAAAGATTTAAAGTCCTGGTGGCGGTTAAATCTAGGGAATCCCGCACCTTGGAAAAATTTATTGAAAAATTTGTTAACTCTAGCTGGAATTAACGGCAACACTAATTTAATCTTTTTTAATCTTTGTTCCTTAGCTAGGGATTTTAGCTAGAACCGAGCGAGCGGGTTCCTGGGGTTCAAGCTCGGAAACTGGGAGAGCGATCGCACCCCGTAAGTTCACTTCGTGCTGCTGCGAGATCACCATCTCTTCTATTTCTTCCCAAACAGGGGCAAAGGGTGGGATCGCCAAAGAACAAGAAGCCCATGCGCTTTGAACCGGGACATTAAGCTGCTGGCAAACACCACCACGTCTTCCTTCTGGCGTATAATACCTACAGTGACGGCAAGCTGAAGTTAACGAGGTTTTCATAAAAATTCCCTTAGCGCATAATCTTCACCTTTTAATTGTGCAATGTTCTGTTTGTAGGTCGGAAAGTACCCAATCCTTTATTCTGTCTCGCTTAGAGCGATCCCCACACTAAAAGTAACCTTAACAATTTATTTATAATTCTGTTATATATAGAAATAATCTAAGTAAGTTCTGGAGCATGACTAGGAGCGAAGCTAGGCTGAAGCATTAAAAAACTAACGGGGATCAAGCCAAAAGTTAAACGCTTCTCTAAAAATATGTATCGTAAATGACAAATATTTTAGGCCGAAAAAGAGAGCAGTTATCAATTATGAGTTATTAGTTTTCAATAACTCATAACGATGAGGTCATAATTAAATATAAGAGACAGAGCGTACAAAAGCTGGCTACCTAAGTTTTTTCCCATCTACCTTGTGCCTTTGACCTAAGTCTTTTGTCTCCATCCTCCGATGCTGGTCTAACTGTTGACTACCAGTTAAGGTTAAATCGGGACTTAAACACAGCAATCCATCTGCCTCAAGTCCTGTCGGAAAAAGTAAGCGTAGTTTAGGCTGAAGTTACGCTCGCGGACACCGAAGCAGCCGAGTAGCCAAAATGAAACAGGAAGCCAAGGTAAAATCTGAGTCGTCAGATTTGAGTAACTATTGGTGGAAGGGCAACCCAATACTTTAAAGTTCTAAAATCGATGAAGAGGTGGTAGGAGTTTTTTTATGAGTAAGCGTTCCTCGGTTGAATCCCCGGATAAATTATCCTCAAATCAAATCAAGCCTGCTCTACAGGCTGTTATGGGCTGTTTAGACGTAAACCTGGAAGAAGAAGTGAGCCAGTATCGGCGGCAACGACAGCGATCGCAACAATGGGTAGCTCCATCTGTCAGCCTTGGCGCTAAGCCAGTCAGTCCCTCCCTAGATTTAATCTCTCCTGCGGCGACAGACAACCTAGCTGAGCAGAAGACGGTATTATCACCAGAGATGAAGCCCCGACAAACTATTCATTTCGAGACGCGATCGCCAAACTCACAACTAGCGATCGCAGACAACGCCGCAGATAAAACTCTGACATCAGCAGGCAGCGATCGCCTATCTGCCAAATCAGCTAATAGCCAGCGATCGCCCAATGATTACCTAGCATCTAGCGAAGAACTTCTCAAAAGTTTAGACGAGAGACAACTAGAACCAGAAACAGAACGAAGTTTAACAGCAAGTCTGTTTACACCCTTGGGATTAAGCTCAATGCTGCTGTTCCTGCTATCTTGCATTGCTCTCGGCTACACAGTCATCAATCCCTCAATTCTGGCTAATCTGGGATTCAACCGCTGGCTCAAACAAAGCAGTCCCACCCCTGCCGCAAGTCCCGTTAATACCGCAGCCGATAGCAGCAATCAGGCGGATCTCCCAAAAGCTCCCAATCTAGCTTCCAAAGAGTTTGTTGAACTAGATTTAAGCACCCTGAGCAATGTCAAACCTACTCCAAGTCCTATTGCTGTACCATCGGCTAAACCTTCAATACCGCCCGCTCCCAAGCCCGTTGCTGGGGTAAGTTTACCTAACCCAATACCACCAGCACCGGCGAATGCAGCTAATACAAACGACGAGGGCCTTAACAATCTCACCAGAGCTCTACTTCCGAAGCCATCGCCAACACCAGTAGCCCCCCGCCAATTAGCTCCGATACCATCGGCGGCTAAGTCGGCGGCATCCCCAGCAGCAACACCGAAGCCAGTTGTCTCAAATCCTGGCATCCCTGTAAAAGCTCAAGATGGTTACTATTACGTAGTCCTAGATTACAGCAATGAAAAATCTTTAGAGCAGGCCCGAACAGCAGTTGCAGATGCCTATGTTCGGGAGTTCCCAAATGGTGTCAAGATCCAAATGGGGGCTCTGGAAGATCCTAGAGCAGCCGAGCGTTTGGTAAAAGAACTCGAAGAAAAAGGCGTTGCAGCTAAATATTATCAACCCTGAGTTAGGGGAGTGGAAGATGGGGGAGATGGGGAAGATGGGGGAGATGGGGGAGATGGGGGAGATGGGGAAGATGGGGAAGATGGGGGAGATGGGGGNNNNNNNNNNNNNNNNNNNNNNNNNNNNNNNNNNNNNNNNNNNNNNNNNNNNNNNNNNNNNNNNNNNNNNNNNNNNNNNNNNNNNNNNNNNNNNNNNNNNCCGCTCCCCCGCCCCTCAGTCCTCAAGTTTAAAATTTAAAATTCGGAGAATTCGTATGGGATTATTTGACCGCATCTGGCGAGTGATTCGCGCCAATATTAATAGTTTGGTTGGCGCGGCGGAAGATCCAGAAAAGATTCTGGAACAGAGCGTGATGGATATGCAGGAGGATCTGGTGCAGCTTAGACAGGCAGTAGCACAGGCGATCGCTACTCAAAAGCGTAGTGAGCGACAATGCGCCCAATCTGAGTCTGCTGCTTCAGAATGGTATCAGCGAGCCCAGTTAGCGCTGCAAAAAGGAGAGGAAAATTTGGCGCGGGAAGCTCTAACGCGGCGGAAATCTTACCAAGAGACGGCATCAGCGCTTAAGGCGCAGCTAGAACAGCAGAGCAGCCTGGTGACTAAACTCAAGGATAATATGCGGGTCTTGGAGGGGAAAATTTCGGAGGCAAGAACTAAAAAAGATATGTACATTGCCCGTGCGCGATCGGCTAAGGCCTCTGAGAAGTTGAATGAGATGATGGGAAATCTGAACACAGGGAGTGCTTTAGGCGCTTTTGAGCGGATGGAGGAGAAAGTGATGCAACTGGAAGCTCGCTCAGAGGCGATCGCAGAACTTGGAACTAGCGATTTAGAAAAGAAATTTCTCTCCTTAGAGGGAGCGAACGATGTTGATGCTGAGCTGGAAGCGATGAAAGCGCAAATGATCCCTGGCGGCACTTCACCTAGATTGCCTTCTGGCGAGTGATGTATAGCTAGGGGCTAGGGGCTAGGGGCTAGGGGCTAGGGGCTAGGGGCTAGGGAAGAAGGAAGAAGGAAGAAGGAAGAAGGAAGAAGGGAAGAAGGGAAGAAGGGAGCGGCGTTAGGGATAGTTTTGCAGAACTTACCCTCACGGTAAGGACGCTCTTGCTTGCGGAGGCATAATCGCTTAGGGGGTGGGGTGATAGTGAACGTGCTACTATATCTGTTAGGATTGGGGGTAGTTATGTATGAATCTTTAATAAAGGACTGAAATAAACTTGGTCAGTAACCCACCCCTAAAGGGGATGGGCTTGCAAGACGAAAGTCAAAACAAGCCATACTGACCAGCCTAAGACTTTCGAGGTCTACGTTTTTTGAGTCAAGACACCAGGCGGATGCGTAGCTAGTCCTCTGCCCTGTCGTTTGCAGTTAAACAGTTTTAAGGTCACTGAAACAGTGCTGCAAGCTGAACAAGCTCTCAAAACATTGGCGAAGCTAACTTTACCCCGCAAGGGAGGCTCGAAAGAGCAAATCATTATGCGTACAGGGTTGTGAGGTTTGAGATGGTAATTGTCCCATCGAAAGTACATCACTTTCATCACACCGAACTAAACAGCCCCAAGGCGGTAATGGAAAAAACGATTCACGGCGGAAGACAGCCGCAAAAATTCCTCCCACCCCTAAAGGGGATGGGTTTCCATTTTGGAAAGGTTTATGAATTAGCTTCAAGGAGCTTTGCTGCAAGTCTCAGAAAGATCGCTTTAAACTGAATTTATGCGCTTGGGAAAGTTGCTTGAGACCAATCTCATTTAAAAATTGGATCGCCAGAATTTCGCGCTCGCAGGCTGATGCCTAGAGCTTCCTTCCCACCTACCTCGTAAACCCCAATAAAGGAAAAATAGCGTTATGGGATTATTTGATCGCATTAGCCGAGTTGTGAGAGCCAATCTCAACGATATGGTCAATAAGGCTGAAGACCCAGAAAAGATTTTAGAACAGTCCATCATTGATATGCAGGAAGACTTGGTGCAGTTGCGCCAAGCTGTTGCTAGCGCGATCGCTACTCAAAAACGCACCCAGACACAGTACGCTCAGGCTGAATCTCAAGCCAACCAGTGGCAATCGCGAGCTCAGCTAGCTCTCCAAAAAGGAGATGAAAATTTGGCCCGCGAAGCGCTAGTTCGCAAGAAGTCTTACGCGGAAACGGCGGCGACGCTGAAGGCTAGCTTGGATCAGCAAACTGGTCAGATGGAAAGTCTCAAGCGCAACTTGGTCGCTCTGGAAAGCAAGATTTCCGAAGCTAAAACTAAGAAGGATATGCTTAAGGCGCGGATCTCTGCTGCTAAGGCTCAGGAGCAATTAAATAGCACGATCGGCTCCCTGAATACAAGCAGCTCTATGGGTGCTTTCGAGCGGATGGAAGAAAAAGTCTTGCAGATGGAAGCTCGTGCAGGTGCATCGGCGGAGTTGGCTGCTGGCTCTGGTTTGGAACAAGAGTTTCTGAAGTTGGAAGCTGGCGGTGGCGTTGACGATGATTTGGCGGCTCTGAAGGCGCAGATGAATTTGGCTCCAGCGACAACTGGTTCTCTCCCTGCGGCGGGTCAAACTTCTGGCACGTCGAATTCCGTTGTCGATCCTGAACTGGAAGAGTTGCGATCGCAGCTCAATAAAATCTAGTCTCTATCTACCGAAGGCAGGAGGTAAGAGGCAGGAGGCAGAAGGCAGGAGGCAGTTATCACACCTTTGTTATTTTGTCAACAATACTGAGATGTAAGTAATTGTCACAATATCCTTAGAAATTAATACAAAGATGCTAAACTCCAAGGGCAAGGTGCTTCTCAGAGTTTAAATGCCTCCTGTCACATCACCTGCTATGCCCCGGAAACTTTTCATCGGCTTTTTAAGGATAAATTTTACAGTCGCACTGCTTTGTAACTGCTCAGTTACAGCATTTTATCCTCAGCCATTAAGAGCTCAAACTGCTGAAAGCAACCTCACATTATCGGAAGTATCATCACAAAGTCCACTTCTTCCCAGTCCTACCCTTGTTAAGGGGAGAATGCTCGATCGAGGGGGTGAGATTTCGTACTCAACTGAGTTGAAAGCTGCTTTAATTCCATCAAGTCCGGCTGTTTCTCAATTTGCCAAGAGCTGGGGGAAGCAATCTCAAAGCCTGATGATGGCGGTTCCAGAAGACGAGCGATCGCGAATATTATCCTCAATTCCGCTGGTAATTCCACCTAAAAACATTGCCAATAGGCTAGATATCAGCTCAAATGAAGGCTTAGACAACTCACAAGTATCTCAGCTTCCCAATCCTGGGATACCTACTCCGCCGCCACAGCCAGAATTACCAATACCATCGCCTTTACCTCCTCCAGAAGAACTCCTCCAGCCTTCAACGCCAGCTCCCGGCGATCGTGAAGAAATCCCCAATGTTCCAGGGACGGTGACAGTCGAGCGGTTTGAAGTAGTTGGTAGCACTGTCTTCAGTAAAGAAGAATTAGACAAGTTACTAGCAGATTTTACGGGTCGCCCGATCTCTTTTGCCGAACTGCTGCAAGCTCGTTCGGCTGTAACGCAACTTTACATCAGCAAAGGCTACATCACTTCCGGCGCACTGATTCCGCCTCAAAGTATGACGGGGGGTGTGGTCAAGATTCAGGCGATCGAAGGTAGGTTAGAAAGTATTAGTGTGGCAGGGAATCAGCGGCTTAATCCTGAGTATGTACGGAGTCGATTGGCGATCGCTACTCAAGCTCCTCTGAATCAAAACCAGCTATTAGAAGCTCTGCAACTGCTGCAACTCAACCCCCTCATCCAAAATATCTCCGCTGAGCTGCAAGCAGGATCGCGCCCCGGTTTAAACTTGCTGGAAGTGCGGATTAAAGAAGCAAAAACTTTGAACTCACGCATTTTTGCTGATAATGGGCGCTCTCCCAGCGTGGGGACTTTCCGACGGGGGGCAGAAATTGGCTCAGGTAATGTATCGGGTAGGGGCGATCGCGCCAGTTTGACTTATACAAACACAGATGGCAGTAATAGTGTGGAGCTTAACTACACGCTACCTGTGAATCCACGTAATGGCACTGTCAGTTTTCAGCTCAGTAGGAGCAAGAGCAATATTATTGAGCCGCCCTTTGACGAACTGGACATTGAAGCCAAAAGCCGTGACTACGAATTAACCTACCGCCAGCCAATAGTCCAAACTCCTAACCAAGAAATTGCCTTGGGGATCAGTGCTGCTCGGCGAGAAAGCGATACCTTTTTGTTGGGCGTAGAATATCCTTTGTCACCCGGATCTGACGATCGCGGCAGAACTCGCATTTTTGCAGTTAGAGCCTTTCAGGAATACACCCAGAGGGGAGCCAGACAAGTTTTTGCGGCGCGATCGCAATTCAGTCTCGGAATCGGAGCCTTTGATGCTAGTGTCAACAATTCCGAACCTGACGGTCAATTTCTGGCCTGGCGGGGTCAAGCACAGTATTTGCGCTTGCTAGCACCAGATACGCTGTTGTTATTGCGATCGGATGTGCAATTAGCTGCTGGGGAACTCGTACCCTTGGAGCAAATTGGTTTGGGAGGCTTAGACACTGTGCGGGGTTATCGTCAAGATTTATTGCTGACGGATAATGGAGTTTTTGCTTCCGCTGAGGTCAGGTATCCAATTTATCGCACCGGCGATAAAAAAGGGATTTTGCAGCTAACGCCGTTTATTGACTTTGGTAGAGCTTGGAATAGCGGTTCTAAAGGAGAACCTGACCCGAATACTTTGGTATCTGCGGGGTTAGGTTTGCGGTGGCAATATGGCGATCGCTTTACAGCTCGCTTTGAGTGGGGAATTCCTTTGATTGAAGTCAAATCTAGTGACAGAACCCTGCAAGAAAGAGGGCTGTATTTTTCTATAGAGTTTAAACCTTTTTAGAAGGAAGAAGGGAGAGGGAAGAAAAATCGGCTTTACTATTGGCGGAATGACGATCTTCCGCTATATATGTGGATAACGAGTCCGAACTAGAGTTCTTTTCTGGTTACATCACCTAATTAAACCAATAGGTTTTTTAAGAAAATCATGTCTAAAGTGCAGTCGCTATTTCTCAGCTCTTTTGCATCAGGGTTTGCTCTTTGCTCAGTCATTTTCGCCATATTTACGATGACATCAGGGTTATCCTTTATGAGTTTTTTTCGGTTTCTATTAGCTTTGTTGTTTTTGGGAATCAATTTATTGTTTGCAGTACATTACTATACGGCAATGTCAAAAGAGTTAAATTTTAGGAATAGAAATAAAGCCAGAATTCAAAAATAAACTCTGCCAATTCTAACTCGCTTTGTACGAGTTCATACTGTTCTTGAATAAACCGTATAAATTGCAGAGATCCCATAGTTCAAGCAAACTAGGCTCTTAATAATTGATTTAGGATTGCTATAATAAGCAGGTGGACATAAATAAACGTAAACGTAAGGTGGGCGCAAGCCGAAAGCATATTAGCTACTCGCGATCAGATTTTTGTGGCTTGCGCCCACCCTACAAGTTATATATGCGTTTAATTATGTCCGACTACTTAGCTTTAAGCTCAATTCTTAAATCCACGTTTACCAGGGTAATAAAAATGCTTGATTTCCTCAATCCTATTTTAGGCCGCCATCCAGAACGCATTAAAGCCAATGTGGAAATTTATACTTGGCAAACTTGTCCTTACTGCATGAGGGCAAAATTATTGCTGTGGTGGAAAGGCGTAAACTATACTGAATACAAAATTGACGGCGACGAAGCAGCTAGAAATCAAATGGCTGAACGTGCAAATGGACGGCGTAGCGTACCGCAAGTTTTCATTAATAATGAGCACGTTGGTGGTTGTGATGACATCTATAAATTAGATGGAAATGCACAGTTAGATCCGTTGTTAAGTCAGCCATCTGCTTAGTATAGGGACTGCTTTGAAAACTCTTAAAATTGCTAGGTGAAGAGACCAAAAATCCCCATATTCAGGAGATTTTTGGTCTCTATGAATAGGAAAATTTGCTCAGATTATCTTTACGCCATTGAGCATCTTCCCGTCGGTTTGTTTGTAATTCTAAGGCGCGAATACCGCTGCTAGGTAGTGGGTTTAAACGTTGTTTTAACTGTTCCCAAGAATTAATAATCTCATGTTCAACCCCGTAAGTTGCACATAACTGGGAAAAGTTAATATTTTGGGGAGTAGCAAAAAATTCTTCAAAGGTAGGTTCAAACTTAGCTATAGGCAACATTTCAAAAATGCCACCACCGTTGTTATTAATTAAAATAATTGTTAGATGCCCGACAAATTTATTTTTCAGTAAAAATCCATTTGTATCGTGTAAAAGGGCTAAATCTCCTGTTAACAGCACACTACTTTGATTGCGGTAGGCAATGCCTAAAGCTGTTGATAAAGTGCCATCAATTCCATTAGCTCCTCGATTAAAAAAAGGTTGTATATTTAAGTTATTAGGAACCCAGAAAAATTCTACATCTCTCACTGGCATACTGTTGGCAATAAATATCGGGGTTGCGGTTGGTAAAATTTGGGAAATTAGCCAAGCAGCTTTTGGTTCCACTATATTATTAATAGTATTCATTTTCTGGTCAATAGCTGTTCTGATTTTGGCTTCGGTGTTACACCATAATTGCAGATATTCGTTGGTTGAACTGGACTCGGTAAATTTCCTCTCAAAAAGTATAGAAGCAATAGATTCTACTGATGTTCTTAGGTGGGAAGTTTTACCATGCAGCGGGTCAAAATTGCGATCGCTAGGGTCAATTATCCATCGTCTAGGTTGGGTATCTTCTAACCAAGTTCGGAGGTTTTTACTGATGGGTAATTCGCCTAGTTGAATGACAATATCTGGTGTTAATTTTTCTGCTATTTCTTGGTTTCGTAGAATTAAGTCATAAGTGGAAATTAGATCGGGATTTAATTGAGAGTAATTTCTTAAGGGTGATAGTCCTTCTGCTAAAACTGGCGCTCCTAAAGATTGAGAAATCTGTGCAACTGCATGGCAATATATTTCGGGAAATTGAGGCTGCGCGATGCCAGCAATGACAAGTATTTTATGATATTTTTGATGGAATAAATCAGTCAAAAAATTTTCACTTTTTGGGGATATTTTACTCCCATATTCTTCGTTATTACCAGGCAAAAAATGACAGCTATCAAAGAAATTTTCGGGAGAAAATTTAGCTTGTAATGCTGTGGTTGCTATTTCTGGAATAGGTGCAAGAGGCTCGCGAAAGGGAATATTGAGATGGACTGGGCCGGGAACAGGAAAAAGTGCCTGTTCCCAAGCATGAATTGCTGTTTGCCGCAAATAGTTTAGCATTCCTGTTTCCGCAGATGGCAAGGCTAATTCAGTTTGCCAATTGGGGTAATTGCCATATAATTTAACTTGGTCAATGGCTTGACCTGCATGACATCCACGCATTTCTGGAGGACGATCTGCTGTTAATATTAGTAGAGAAATTTTACTTTCTTTAGCTTCAATTATGGCAGGAAAAAAGTTAGCGCTAGCAGTTCCAGAGGTACAAACAACTGCTACTGGAAAACCAGTTTTTTTTGCTATTCCTAATGCAAAAAATGCTGCTGAACGTTCATCAAGGATGGGGATTGTTTCGACTTTACTATTCTGAGCAAAGGCAATTGTCAATGGTGTAGAACGGGAGCCTGGACAAATGATAGCGGTGGTTAATCCTAGACGTTGCCAAGTCTCTACTAAGATGGAAGACCAAAGGGTATTTGTATTACGAAAATCTATCATTTGGTAGGTGTTAGTTGTTGATTGTTAGTTGTTGGTTGATATAGCAGGAGGCAGGAGGAAAATGCAATACTAGAAATGGTTTGGGGGATGGAGAATGCCCTAACCGTTGTGGCGGTTGCTATAATTGATAAGCTGTTACGTTATTAATATCGGGACTTAAACCCAAACTCTTTCCCGGCAAGAGAAGACGAAATATATGATAAGTTAACATACAAATTCAATGCGTATAATTTTAATTATTAATGGTAACACATAAGTTGTTAGCTTCTGCTTTTTTCCTTCTTCTCTCTTCCTTATTCCTTCAAACTAAAGCATTTAAAAGCGCTTGCAATTTCAGTTTAATTTCTGCTAACTCTTTGTCTGGTTCAGAACCCGAAACAATACCAGCACCAGCATATAGTCTAGCGCGATCGCCGTCTATGAAAGCAGAGCGAATCCCGACAGCAAATTCACCATTTCCTTGATGATCTACCCAACCTAAAGGTGCTGCATAAAGAGAGCGATCGAATGTTTCATAACGGCGAATTTGCTCTAAGGCAATATCTCTAGGTACACCTGCAACTGCGGGTGTAGGATGGAGCTCTGCTAAAATATTCAATAAATGAATTTCTGCGGAAACTTGAGCTTTGATAGGTGTCCATAAATGCTGAATATTGGAAAGTTGTAAGAGGTGTGGTTGGGAAGATGTATGAGGTTTGATGCCGAGGTTAGATAGGCGTTCGATGATAAAATCAATGACGGCGCGATGTTCTCGTAAATCTTTTTCACTGCATAGTAAACCATTAGCTAAGTTTGCATCTTCAGATATAGTTTTACCCCTGGGTGCTGAACCTGCTAAAGCATCTGTTACTAAGTGATGGTTGTGGATGCTAATTAAGCGTTCTGGACTGGCTCCTATAAAATTTTGACCTTTGCCGTTACTGGTGGAAAATATGTAACACCCTGGATAGATAAGGCGTAAATTATCCAAGGAATTAATCAAATTAAACTCGGTTTGTGAAAATACATCTATGGCATGGGAAAGGACGATTTTACTAAAATATTTAGATTTGATTAATTCTAAAACAGATTTTACAGATGTTTCAAATTGCCGGGGATTATTCATGTTTATTTTTTTTAAATAAACTGAGCTGTTGTTAGGAATTATTAATGATTTGTATTTTCCTGAGCTGATTTTGTTGATTTTGCTCCACATTTCGTCAGCCATGAGCTTAATATTTATATCTATATCGATGACTGTGTTGGCAACGAGAATATAGCTATTGTTTTGTCTTGTAATCTGCCAGCGAGGTAAAAATATGGTGGCTGGGGGAAAGTCAAAGCTAGGAGCGATGTTCTCATCGAAAAAAGTAAAACTACAGAAGAAATGTGGCCCGCTAAAGGGAATATGTGTAGTACCAATGGCAACTGTAATATCGAGGCATGACTGAATAAAATCTTGAGCGAGGGAAAA from Kamptonema formosum PCC 6407 encodes:
- a CDS encoding isochorismate synthase translates to MPVIPHRTHLFQDRKELHQFLLDCQQSLTEKDPTKIVSISLEIAVVDPLAVLQAIAEPDRRHFYFEKKDSGAPDISSGFAIAAIDSAIYLTLEGSQRFSLAQDFIQSCLDITVAIGTTHIPFSGPHFFCSFTFFDENIAPSFDFPPATIFLPRWQITRQNNSYILVANTVIDIDINIKLMADEMWSKINKISSGKYKSLIIPNNSSVYLKKINMNNPRQFETSVKSVLELIKSKYFSKIVLSHAIDVFSQTEFNLINSLDNLRLIYPGCYIFSTSNGKGQNFIGASPERLISIHNHHLVTDALAGSAPRGKTISEDANLANGLLCSEKDLREHRAVIDFIIERLSNLGIKPHTSSQPHLLQLSNIQHLWTPIKAQVSAEIHLLNILAELHPTPAVAGVPRDIALEQIRRYETFDRSLYAAPLGWVDHQGNGEFAVGIRSAFIDGDRARLYAGAGIVSGSEPDKELAEIKLKLQALLNALV
- the menD gene encoding 2-succinyl-5-enolpyruvyl-6-hydroxy-3-cyclohexene-1-carboxylic-acid synthase; this encodes MIDFRNTNTLWSSILVETWQRLGLTTAIICPGSRSTPLTIAFAQNSKVETIPILDERSAAFFALGIAKKTGFPVAVVCTSGTASANFFPAIIEAKESKISLLILTADRPPEMRGCHAGQAIDQVKLYGNYPNWQTELALPSAETGMLNYLRQTAIHAWEQALFPVPGPVHLNIPFREPLAPIPEIATTALQAKFSPENFFDSCHFLPGNNEEYGSKISPKSENFLTDLFHQKYHKILVIAGIAQPQFPEIYCHAVAQISQSLGAPVLAEGLSPLRNYSQLNPDLISTYDLILRNQEIAEKLTPDIVIQLGELPISKNLRTWLEDTQPRRWIIDPSDRNFDPLHGKTSHLRTSVESIASILFERKFTESSSTNEYLQLWCNTEAKIRTAIDQKMNTINNIVEPKAAWLISQILPTATPIFIANSMPVRDVEFFWVPNNLNIQPFFNRGANGIDGTLSTALGIAYRNQSSVLLTGDLALLHDTNGFLLKNKFVGHLTIILINNNGGGIFEMLPIAKFEPTFEEFFATPQNINFSQLCATYGVEHEIINSWEQLKQRLNPLPSSGIRALELQTNRREDAQWRKDNLSKFSYS